A DNA window from Streptomyces canus contains the following coding sequences:
- a CDS encoding DinB family protein: MENDRVRTDRLGVLLDQFDCVRERAQVRLEGLGDEEYLWEPVPDCWSIRRRSEAVTPRAYGPGEWVLDKGAPDIPSGEYAEVARQAADGMSVAKIAEDWSVSVERVEEVLAHTGPVEPDIMPVTTIAWRLGHLHSCFAGEWEWTFGERRTDPHQLVDFTPSAALAQERFWSLLDRWREAVGRVTEEQLDTIGFSQYPYGSAPDEPYISVLWGSNLELIHHMAEIALLRDLWQARFNAAG, encoded by the coding sequence ATGGAGAACGACCGCGTACGCACCGACCGACTGGGCGTACTGCTGGACCAGTTCGACTGCGTCAGGGAGCGGGCGCAGGTACGGCTCGAGGGGCTCGGCGACGAGGAGTACCTGTGGGAGCCGGTCCCCGACTGCTGGTCGATCCGGCGCCGGAGCGAGGCGGTGACGCCCCGGGCGTACGGTCCCGGCGAGTGGGTCCTCGACAAGGGCGCCCCGGACATCCCCTCGGGCGAGTACGCCGAGGTCGCCCGCCAGGCCGCCGACGGCATGAGCGTCGCCAAGATCGCCGAGGACTGGAGCGTGAGCGTCGAACGGGTCGAGGAGGTCCTCGCCCACACCGGCCCGGTGGAACCCGACATCATGCCGGTCACGACCATCGCTTGGCGACTGGGGCATCTGCACTCCTGTTTCGCCGGCGAGTGGGAGTGGACCTTCGGCGAACGCCGCACGGATCCCCACCAGTTGGTCGACTTCACCCCCTCCGCGGCCCTGGCCCAGGAACGCTTCTGGTCCCTGCTCGACCGCTGGCGCGAAGCCGTCGGCCGGGTCACCGAGGAACAGCTCGACACGATCGGCTTCTCCCAGTACCCCTACGGCTCCGCGCCCGACGAGCCGTACATCTCCGTGCTGTGGGGGTCCAACCTCGAACTCATCCACCACATGGCTGAGATCGCGCTGCTCCGCGACTTGTGGCAGGCCCGCTTCAACGCTGCTGGGTAG
- a CDS encoding putative T7SS-secreted protein encodes MGMFDDPNWPGLTFNPAKGDLHTIESLAYDVKTVGDELDEMREMLVGVGKTDGVWDGEAAKKFQEKVGELPKYLQQGHESMNACSRALKGWHDELETMQRQAKNLEERAVEARKRLDQKNADVDKVNVKIEGAQFQQLTEHQAKALSEEADSASRAAQDAATDLKLLIENGEALRKYWEEQAAKAEKAIREAANNRPPDISIWDKITDGLKGAWDGFKNFLIDNADLFSTISSALAAAAIVVNVIPVGGQVASAILGAGAIAFSGAAMAGHWMGGASPFKIGMDAFGMLPGIGAAKGLFTGIKAGAKGAKLAAGLTQGGKGLMQGIKNGVMSTQINKRILGPLGKALPESEVWKISLPTKAGSALFGTGKLIFGGDDGGSQPAVSTHPTPANPSQPAPVRTMPYPATGDKFLQTLAA; translated from the coding sequence ATGGGAATGTTCGACGACCCCAACTGGCCCGGACTGACGTTCAACCCGGCCAAGGGCGACCTGCACACGATCGAGTCACTGGCGTACGACGTGAAGACGGTCGGTGACGAGCTCGACGAGATGCGCGAGATGCTGGTGGGCGTCGGCAAGACGGACGGCGTCTGGGACGGCGAGGCGGCCAAGAAGTTCCAGGAGAAGGTCGGCGAACTGCCCAAGTACCTTCAGCAGGGCCACGAGTCGATGAACGCCTGCTCCAGGGCGCTCAAGGGCTGGCACGACGAACTCGAGACCATGCAGCGCCAGGCCAAGAACCTCGAGGAGCGCGCGGTCGAGGCCCGCAAGCGGCTCGACCAGAAGAACGCCGACGTCGACAAGGTCAATGTCAAGATCGAGGGCGCACAGTTCCAGCAGCTCACCGAGCACCAGGCGAAGGCGCTCTCCGAGGAGGCAGACTCCGCCTCGCGAGCCGCCCAGGACGCCGCGACCGACCTCAAGCTTCTCATCGAGAACGGCGAGGCGCTGCGCAAGTACTGGGAAGAACAGGCCGCGAAGGCCGAGAAGGCCATCCGCGAGGCCGCGAACAACCGGCCGCCGGACATCAGCATCTGGGACAAGATCACGGATGGCCTGAAGGGCGCCTGGGACGGCTTCAAGAACTTCCTGATCGACAACGCGGACCTGTTCTCCACCATCTCCAGCGCGCTGGCCGCAGCCGCGATCGTCGTCAACGTCATTCCGGTCGGTGGCCAGGTCGCTTCCGCGATCCTGGGCGCGGGCGCCATCGCCTTCTCCGGGGCTGCCATGGCCGGCCACTGGATGGGCGGCGCCTCGCCCTTCAAGATCGGTATGGACGCGTTCGGCATGCTTCCCGGCATCGGCGCGGCCAAGGGCCTGTTCACCGGCATCAAGGCAGGAGCGAAGGGCGCCAAGCTCGCCGCCGGCCTCACCCAGGGCGGCAAGGGCCTGATGCAGGGCATCAAGAACGGTGTCATGTCGACGCAGATCAACAAGCGGATCCTGGGTCCGCTCGGCAAGGCCCTGCCCGAGTCGGAGGTCTGGAAGATCTCGCTTCCCACGAAGGCGGGCAGCGCCCTCTTCGGCACCGGAAAGCTCATCTTCGGCGGCGACGACGGTGGCAGCCAGCCCGCGGTGTCGACTCACCCGACCCCGGCGAACCCGAGCCAGCCCGCTCCGGTCCGGACGATGCCGTACCCCGCCACGGGTGACAAGTTCCTCCAGACCCTGGCGGCCTGA
- the eccD gene encoding type VII secretion integral membrane protein EccD, translating into MSTVSATGFCRVTVAAPNSRIDVALPEDVPLSDVYPEILRLSGQTPEEAAPTGYNLVRRDGSVLDDGRSLAEQQIRDGELLLLRPFADSLPPAVFDDVVDAVAAVVEADRRSWNDGMMRVVGLTAGALLLTMMALALWFSEPLRHDMHGLPGVIAGVAGVVLVALASVRARVYDDHHAAVALGLASLPHLMVGGSGIMALDAGEGPGRLNLLVGFAVVLVAAVLLVLMLPQKDAPFIAAAFGAGIGVLATFAAIVSEAEPREAAAVTAVVMVAVIGFLPGWSARFSRLPIGFRSPDQIAKRGRAEDQQEQEPVDYQLITDQARRGHELLLGLVGGSAVTGVASAGVVLGFSSSGWAQLLSLAAGLAMLMRARLFLYTSQVVTLMISGIITVSLLVLGLALNPPADIIKDLIYDHNSAPLDIRTVWLSAAVALGATLLVAIALIVPRKGVTPFWGRMLDLSEGAVLLSLVPLCLAVLDLYAAARGMTS; encoded by the coding sequence GTGAGTACGGTTTCAGCAACCGGATTCTGCCGGGTCACGGTGGCGGCACCGAACAGCCGGATCGATGTGGCACTTCCCGAGGACGTGCCGCTCTCTGACGTCTACCCGGAGATCCTGCGGCTGTCGGGACAGACACCCGAAGAGGCCGCGCCCACCGGGTACAACCTCGTACGCAGGGACGGCTCCGTCCTCGACGACGGCCGCTCGCTCGCCGAACAGCAGATACGCGATGGCGAATTGCTGCTCCTGCGGCCGTTCGCGGACTCCCTGCCGCCCGCCGTCTTCGACGATGTCGTCGACGCGGTGGCCGCCGTCGTCGAGGCCGACCGGCGCAGCTGGAACGACGGCATGATGCGTGTCGTCGGCCTGACCGCCGGCGCGCTGCTGCTGACGATGATGGCGCTGGCCCTGTGGTTCTCGGAGCCGCTGCGCCACGACATGCACGGACTGCCGGGCGTCATCGCCGGGGTCGCCGGTGTCGTCCTCGTCGCGCTCGCCTCCGTCCGCGCCCGGGTCTACGACGACCACCACGCGGCCGTGGCCCTCGGCCTCGCCTCGCTGCCGCACCTGATGGTCGGCGGCTCCGGCATCATGGCCCTCGACGCGGGCGAGGGCCCCGGACGGCTGAACCTCCTCGTCGGCTTCGCCGTCGTCCTCGTCGCCGCGGTGCTGCTCGTCCTGATGCTGCCCCAGAAGGACGCGCCCTTCATCGCCGCCGCGTTCGGCGCAGGCATCGGCGTCCTCGCCACCTTCGCCGCGATCGTCTCCGAGGCCGAGCCGCGCGAGGCCGCCGCCGTCACCGCCGTCGTCATGGTCGCCGTCATCGGCTTCCTGCCCGGCTGGTCCGCCCGCTTCTCCCGGCTGCCCATCGGCTTCCGCTCGCCCGACCAGATCGCCAAGCGCGGACGCGCCGAGGACCAGCAGGAGCAGGAGCCGGTCGACTACCAGCTCATCACCGACCAGGCCCGCCGCGGCCACGAGCTGCTGCTCGGCCTCGTCGGCGGCTCCGCGGTCACCGGCGTCGCCTCCGCCGGTGTGGTGCTCGGCTTCTCCAGCAGCGGCTGGGCCCAGCTGCTCTCGCTGGCGGCCGGCCTCGCCATGCTGATGCGGGCCCGGCTCTTCCTGTACACGTCCCAGGTCGTGACCCTGATGATCTCCGGCATCATCACCGTCAGCCTGCTGGTCCTCGGCCTCGCCCTGAACCCGCCGGCCGACATCATCAAGGACCTCATCTACGACCACAACAGCGCCCCGCTGGACATCCGCACCGTCTGGCTGTCCGCCGCGGTGGCCCTGGGTGCCACGCTCCTGGTGGCCATCGCCCTGATCGTGCCGCGCAAGGGCGTGACCCCCTTCTGGGGCCGGATGCTCGACCTGAGCGAGGGCGCGGTGCTCCTCTCCCTGGTCCCGCTGTGCCTCGCGGTCCTCGACCTGTACGCGGCGGCCCGCGGCATGACCAGCTGA
- a CDS encoding nucleic acid/nucleotide deaminase domain-containing protein, whose protein sequence is MNDSDIRQFGSGAVTDPAGTPESVRRLAHIAVPLAVGPYFATAESDPVPLQEFAQSVGRTVVRDECRQWARLGSDRGFELCADHEGVVRAVLLDWAEESRFVNATPQAFAQSLAALDQGLAAILGTDVPQEASAAYAELEQRLRALDPRAFEGREHWWPLVLDDIRDTASAEWFTAFEIVNDRGEKQIVTQAGDIAVHPEERLWARLRAAGVEPEQVLRIHTELEACFMPGHYCSLWLGQVFPEAQLTHNFPYGETAESRAEGIRQLREAAARQPQ, encoded by the coding sequence ATGAACGACAGCGATATTCGGCAATTCGGGAGCGGCGCGGTCACCGACCCGGCCGGCACCCCCGAGAGCGTCCGGCGGCTCGCGCACATCGCCGTCCCCCTGGCGGTCGGACCGTACTTCGCGACGGCCGAGTCCGACCCGGTCCCGCTTCAGGAGTTCGCTCAGTCCGTCGGCCGTACGGTAGTGCGGGACGAGTGCCGGCAGTGGGCGCGGCTCGGGTCCGACCGCGGGTTCGAGCTCTGCGCCGACCACGAGGGCGTCGTCCGTGCCGTACTCCTCGACTGGGCCGAGGAGTCGAGGTTCGTGAACGCGACTCCCCAGGCGTTCGCCCAGTCGCTCGCCGCGCTCGACCAGGGCCTCGCCGCGATCCTTGGCACCGACGTGCCGCAGGAGGCGTCCGCCGCGTACGCGGAGCTGGAGCAGCGGCTGCGGGCCCTCGATCCCCGGGCGTTCGAGGGCCGCGAGCACTGGTGGCCTCTCGTCCTCGACGACATCCGGGACACCGCGAGCGCAGAATGGTTCACCGCCTTCGAGATCGTGAACGACCGGGGTGAGAAGCAGATCGTCACGCAGGCCGGCGACATCGCTGTCCACCCGGAGGAGCGGTTGTGGGCCCGGCTGCGGGCCGCGGGCGTCGAGCCCGAGCAAGTGCTGCGGATCCACACCGAGTTGGAGGCCTGCTTCATGCCGGGGCACTACTGCTCGTTGTGGCTCGGGCAGGTCTTCCCCGAGGCACAGCTGACCCACAACTTCCCCTACGGGGAGACGGCGGAGTCCCGTGCGGAGGGCATCCGGCAGCTGCGCGAGGCGGCCGCTCGGCAGCCTCAGTAG
- a CDS encoding nucleic acid/nucleotide deaminase domain-containing protein: MGVVLPSELDAALDLIGISWPNVDEDDYRDMAQAMREFADDIDHGAADAHAAISDLIGTNEGLAIQALEKHWDIVKGTHLTNLAEAGRLAATALDGVAVLIEGAKLAAIVQLGILAAEIAAAIAAAPVTLGLSTLGGIAGTQATRIAVKRIFEEVCEEVVSRVMDVAMGPVYQALGNMAGDLVVQIGGNALGTQHGVDLGQTAKAGQEGFGEGVDAAKSGGMQLASAGGSSGGSMQLAGADGGGGPSGSGGGGGGQFSMDLESYDRAGTQLKGAGGKIRDGAGSKLSRAKSTHGRTKGKDAIADAANAMLDQVMDGIEKGVKRSASHLDENMTGGLKQMAKRHRDNDDETALSLRQLQKSNDGKTPMYLMGDDGTLRRLRTDGGTDKLSQEDRDRIGLKLDGDNAGRPLPGEANLKLQGKERPRPLSNSTQVELGSTPLSQAVQLARHSDKSYGNHKQVNGQDKFESNNYAAARFNSNKQDDGDFILVARSSGFRHSERMIGFPVLRDGAGGRMTELYTERAPCSSAPNCSAWMRERLSHVDVTHSIDYGNTKESRAQGNAEMMDYLDRLKANRNK, encoded by the coding sequence GTGGGTGTTGTCCTGCCGAGCGAGCTGGATGCGGCCCTGGACCTGATAGGCATCAGCTGGCCCAACGTCGACGAGGACGACTACCGCGACATGGCCCAGGCCATGCGGGAGTTCGCCGACGACATCGACCACGGAGCCGCCGACGCCCATGCGGCGATCTCCGATCTGATCGGGACGAATGAGGGCCTGGCGATCCAGGCGCTGGAGAAGCACTGGGACATCGTCAAGGGCACGCACCTGACCAACCTCGCCGAGGCGGGACGGCTCGCGGCCACCGCCCTGGACGGGGTGGCCGTACTGATCGAGGGCGCCAAGCTGGCGGCCATCGTGCAACTGGGCATCCTGGCGGCCGAGATCGCGGCCGCGATCGCCGCCGCCCCCGTCACCCTGGGCCTGTCGACGCTGGGTGGCATCGCGGGGACCCAGGCCACCCGGATCGCGGTCAAGCGCATCTTCGAGGAGGTGTGCGAAGAGGTCGTCTCACGGGTGATGGACGTCGCGATGGGGCCGGTCTACCAGGCGCTCGGCAACATGGCCGGAGACCTGGTGGTCCAGATCGGCGGCAACGCCCTGGGCACCCAGCACGGTGTCGACCTCGGCCAGACCGCGAAGGCGGGCCAGGAGGGCTTCGGCGAGGGCGTCGACGCCGCGAAGTCGGGCGGAATGCAGCTGGCCAGTGCGGGCGGGAGCTCGGGCGGGTCGATGCAGCTGGCCGGCGCGGACGGCGGCGGAGGGCCCAGCGGCTCGGGCGGCGGAGGCGGCGGTCAGTTCAGCATGGACCTGGAGTCCTACGACCGGGCCGGCACGCAGCTCAAGGGCGCGGGCGGCAAGATCCGCGACGGGGCCGGCAGCAAGCTCTCCCGCGCCAAGTCCACGCACGGCCGCACCAAGGGCAAGGACGCGATCGCCGACGCCGCCAACGCCATGCTGGACCAGGTCATGGACGGCATCGAGAAGGGCGTCAAGCGGTCGGCCTCGCACCTCGACGAGAACATGACCGGCGGCCTGAAGCAGATGGCCAAGCGTCACCGGGACAACGACGACGAGACCGCCCTGTCCCTCAGGCAGCTCCAAAAGAGCAATGACGGCAAGACGCCCATGTACCTCATGGGCGACGACGGAACGCTCAGGCGGCTGAGGACGGACGGCGGGACCGACAAGCTGAGCCAGGAGGACCGCGACCGCATCGGTCTGAAGCTCGACGGCGACAATGCCGGACGACCGCTGCCGGGCGAAGCGAACCTCAAACTCCAGGGCAAGGAGAGGCCGCGTCCTCTCAGCAATTCGACACAGGTGGAACTCGGGAGCACGCCGCTGTCCCAGGCCGTCCAACTGGCCCGCCACTCGGACAAGAGTTACGGCAATCACAAGCAGGTGAACGGGCAGGACAAGTTCGAGAGCAACAACTACGCCGCGGCGCGCTTCAACAGCAACAAACAGGACGACGGCGACTTCATCCTGGTCGCGCGCAGTTCGGGATTCCGTCACTCCGAGCGCATGATCGGCTTCCCGGTTCTACGGGACGGGGCGGGCGGCCGTATGACCGAGCTGTATACGGAACGAGCCCCCTGTTCGTCCGCACCGAACTGCAGCGCGTGGATGCGGGAAAGACTTTCACATGTCGATGTCACCCACAGCATCGATTACGGAAACACAAAAGAATCCAGAGCGCAGGGCAACGCGGAAATGATGGATTATCTGGACCGCCTCAAGGCGAACCGGAACAAATAG
- a CDS encoding SUKH-4 family immunity protein, whose product MTPPIDRETLESEFGPEELTTYSAVVVANIQHEPSARFLRDVGIPARPNPWFDLVDGTPEQVRALGDCYDDLRERWTNLPEGAEGWLLLGMVPYDDIALDGVTGTVYCLPGDESEIYPLNKDINSFAHFLYLLEKERPHYDFESEQESLDPEGAAGRLSEQMREIDPAALEVGHSRWHDILEYVAEPEAR is encoded by the coding sequence ATGACACCCCCCATCGACCGGGAAACCCTGGAGTCCGAGTTCGGCCCGGAAGAGCTCACCACGTATTCGGCGGTGGTGGTGGCGAACATCCAGCACGAACCGAGCGCGCGCTTCCTTCGTGACGTCGGCATTCCGGCCCGCCCGAATCCCTGGTTCGACCTGGTGGACGGGACTCCGGAGCAGGTGAGGGCGCTCGGCGACTGCTACGACGACCTCCGCGAGCGGTGGACCAACCTGCCCGAAGGGGCCGAGGGCTGGCTTCTCCTCGGCATGGTCCCGTACGACGACATCGCTCTGGACGGAGTCACCGGAACCGTTTACTGCCTCCCCGGTGACGAGTCCGAGATCTATCCGCTGAACAAGGATATCAATTCCTTCGCCCATTTCCTGTACCTGCTGGAGAAAGAGCGTCCCCATTACGACTTCGAGTCGGAACAGGAGTCGCTCGACCCAGAGGGGGCGGCGGGGCGGCTCTCCGAGCAGATGAGGGAAATCGACCCGGCCGCGCTGGAAGTGGGCCATTCCCGGTGGCACGACATCCTCGAATATGTCGCCGAACCCGAGGCGAGGTAG
- a CDS encoding WXG100 family type VII secretion target — MADFQIDVDRMKTLINRLDQVDDRMRGAQERLNKVGPKGLGTDGLDNACDDFQDDWGDGIKRIADGAKQLHEGLKKTLESYESTDKELQKGFSQK; from the coding sequence ATGGCTGACTTCCAGATCGATGTCGATCGCATGAAGACCCTGATCAACCGGCTGGACCAAGTGGACGACCGTATGCGCGGCGCCCAGGAGCGGCTCAACAAGGTGGGTCCCAAGGGACTTGGCACGGATGGTCTCGACAATGCCTGCGACGACTTCCAGGACGACTGGGGCGACGGCATCAAGCGGATCGCCGACGGTGCCAAGCAGCTGCACGAGGGGCTCAAGAAGACGCTCGAGTCGTACGAGTCGACCGACAAGGAGCTGCAGAAGGGCTTCAGCCAGAAGTAG
- the eccCa gene encoding type VII secretion protein EccCa — MSVVIVKRPPRVFPPEVPSEEVKLESPPELPRTEDDSLLMNLLPMLGMGSSAAFFFMPGAQGFMKIMGGLMMVSTVAMLVAQIVRSRKGPSGQMAEARRDYLKYLAQKRREVRRTVHKQRDAQYYLHPAPEQLWALVAEGSRLWERRAMDPDFVQVRIGLGPQQLATPLVAPDTAPVDELEPLTAHAMQQFIASYGTLGELPLAIGLRSFYHVTISGDAETVYGQTRSVIGQLASLHSPEDVVIAVVASPGAAVDWEWTKWLPHMQHKESDGAGSRRLLCYDLGELEEMIAHQLEGRPRWSRDGSPVLDQPHVVVVLDGGGVPADSVLASAEGLQGVTIVEVVPGELDEARGSLSVRVWPDGMELEAGTGVFTGVPDVLSQAQAESLGRQLAPLRLGAADADEPLLANLDFTDLMQIGDAASVDVSRTWRPRTLHERLRVPIGLGESGEPVMLDLKEASQEGMGPHGLCVGATGSGKSELLRTLVLGLAVTHSSETLNFVLADFKGGATFTGMGNMPHVSAVITNLADELTLVDRMRDSITGELTRRQELLRQAGNYANITDYEKARAAGAALDPLPSLVLIIDEFSELLAAKPDFIEMFIQIGRIGRSLGVHMLLASQRLEEGKLRGLDTFLSYRIGLRTFSAAESRTAIGVPDAYHLPNVPGAGILKYDTETMVQFKAAYVSGTYRPNGPTVQGGGRIDRSPVLFTAAPVPVRILAEPEPETRSNQVDDALADTVLDVIVSRLDGQGPPAHQVWLPPLDEPFSLDQVLPALNISAERGLHAEGYHAQSKLIVPVGLVDKPFEQRRDVMYADLSGSAGHALIVGGPQSGKSTLVRTMVTSFALTHTPAEVQFYALDFGGGGMLALENLAHMGGAASRLDQEKVRRTVAEVHGILGAREEFFRSKSIDSMNTFRSRRAQGHYPDQQWGDVFLIIDGWATFKNDYEMLDPVIADIAQRGLGFGIHLIITATRYTEMRPALRDQILSRLELRLGDAMESEFDRKRAENVPMGKPGRGLSPDKLDYLAATPRIDGSTQVEDLADGMANLVQSVNNAWQGPAAPKVRMLPTMLHASELPGGGDFGSRGIAVGVDELTLSPVFVDFETDPLFVVYGESESGKSSLLRFMAKQISERYAPNKALFVVSDFRRALLGQMPESHMYKYCASGPQLQEVMESLAGSMSRRMPGPDVTPDQLRNRSWYNEPDAFIFIDDYDLVATSMGNPMSVLLEYLPFARDLGLRIILARSTSGASRSSFEPVLTRIKELGAQGIVLSGDPSEGPVFNNIKATPQPQGRGQFISRRSSGQLVQTGYLPES; from the coding sequence GTGAGCGTCGTCATCGTCAAGCGCCCGCCGCGGGTGTTCCCGCCGGAGGTGCCGAGTGAGGAGGTCAAGCTCGAGTCCCCTCCCGAACTCCCTCGTACCGAGGACGACAGCCTCCTGATGAACCTGCTGCCCATGCTGGGCATGGGTTCGTCGGCGGCGTTCTTCTTCATGCCCGGCGCCCAGGGCTTCATGAAGATCATGGGCGGACTCATGATGGTGTCCACGGTCGCCATGCTGGTCGCCCAGATCGTGCGGTCCCGCAAGGGACCCTCCGGTCAGATGGCCGAGGCCCGGCGCGACTACCTCAAGTACCTGGCGCAGAAGCGCCGTGAGGTGCGGCGCACGGTGCACAAGCAGCGCGACGCCCAGTACTACCTGCACCCGGCGCCGGAGCAGCTGTGGGCGCTGGTCGCCGAGGGGTCGCGGCTGTGGGAACGGCGGGCCATGGACCCGGACTTCGTCCAGGTCCGGATCGGCCTGGGCCCGCAGCAGTTGGCGACGCCGCTGGTCGCGCCCGACACCGCGCCGGTGGACGAGCTGGAGCCGCTGACCGCGCACGCGATGCAGCAGTTCATCGCGAGCTACGGCACGCTCGGTGAACTCCCGCTGGCCATCGGGCTGCGCTCCTTCTACCACGTGACGATCTCCGGGGACGCGGAGACGGTCTACGGCCAGACCCGGTCGGTCATCGGTCAGCTGGCCTCGCTGCACTCGCCCGAGGACGTGGTGATCGCGGTCGTGGCCTCGCCGGGTGCGGCGGTGGACTGGGAGTGGACCAAGTGGCTGCCGCACATGCAGCACAAGGAGTCCGACGGCGCCGGCAGCCGCCGTCTGCTCTGCTACGACCTCGGCGAGCTGGAGGAGATGATCGCCCACCAGCTGGAGGGCCGCCCCCGCTGGAGCCGGGACGGCTCGCCGGTGCTCGACCAGCCGCACGTGGTCGTCGTACTCGACGGCGGCGGTGTCCCCGCCGACTCGGTCCTCGCCTCGGCGGAGGGCCTGCAGGGCGTGACCATCGTCGAGGTGGTGCCCGGCGAACTCGACGAGGCGCGTGGCTCGCTGTCGGTGCGGGTGTGGCCCGACGGCATGGAGCTGGAGGCGGGCACGGGTGTCTTCACCGGTGTCCCCGACGTGCTGTCGCAGGCGCAGGCGGAGTCGCTGGGACGCCAGTTGGCGCCCCTGCGGCTCGGTGCCGCCGATGCGGACGAACCGCTGCTGGCGAACCTGGACTTCACCGACCTGATGCAGATCGGTGACGCGGCGAGCGTGGACGTCTCGCGCACCTGGCGGCCGCGCACCCTGCACGAGCGGCTGCGCGTGCCGATCGGTCTCGGCGAGAGCGGTGAACCGGTCATGCTGGACCTCAAGGAGGCCTCGCAGGAGGGCATGGGCCCGCACGGCCTGTGCGTCGGCGCCACCGGTTCCGGCAAGTCGGAGCTGCTGCGCACGCTGGTCCTCGGCCTCGCGGTGACGCACTCGTCCGAGACGCTCAACTTCGTCCTCGCGGACTTCAAGGGTGGTGCCACCTTCACCGGCATGGGCAACATGCCGCACGTCTCCGCGGTCATCACCAACCTGGCCGACGAGCTCACGCTCGTGGACCGGATGCGCGACTCCATCACCGGTGAGCTGACCCGCCGCCAGGAACTTCTGCGGCAGGCCGGCAACTACGCCAACATCACCGACTACGAGAAGGCGCGCGCCGCCGGTGCCGCGCTCGACCCGCTGCCCTCGCTCGTCCTGATCATCGACGAGTTCAGCGAACTGCTCGCCGCCAAGCCCGACTTCATCGAGATGTTCATCCAGATCGGTCGTATCGGCCGTTCACTGGGTGTGCACATGCTGCTCGCCTCGCAGCGCCTCGAGGAGGGCAAGCTGCGGGGGCTGGACACCTTCCTGTCGTACCGCATCGGTCTGCGCACCTTCTCCGCGGCCGAGTCCCGTACGGCGATCGGTGTGCCCGACGCCTACCACCTGCCGAACGTCCCCGGTGCGGGCATCCTCAAGTACGACACCGAGACGATGGTGCAGTTCAAGGCCGCCTACGTGTCGGGGACCTACCGGCCGAACGGGCCGACGGTCCAGGGCGGCGGCCGGATCGACCGCTCCCCCGTGCTGTTCACCGCCGCTCCGGTGCCGGTGCGGATCCTCGCCGAGCCGGAGCCGGAGACCCGGAGCAACCAGGTCGACGACGCGCTGGCCGACACCGTCCTCGATGTCATCGTCAGCCGCCTGGACGGTCAGGGTCCGCCCGCCCACCAGGTGTGGCTGCCGCCGCTGGACGAGCCGTTCAGCCTCGACCAGGTGCTGCCGGCCCTCAACATCAGCGCTGAGCGCGGTCTGCACGCCGAGGGCTACCACGCCCAGAGCAAGCTGATCGTCCCGGTCGGCCTGGTCGACAAGCCCTTCGAGCAGCGCCGTGACGTGATGTACGCGGACCTGTCGGGGTCCGCCGGTCACGCGCTGATCGTGGGCGGTCCGCAGTCCGGCAAGTCGACGCTCGTGCGCACGATGGTCACGTCGTTCGCGCTCACCCACACCCCGGCCGAAGTGCAGTTCTACGCCCTCGACTTCGGTGGCGGCGGCATGCTCGCGCTGGAGAACCTGGCCCACATGGGCGGCGCGGCCTCGCGACTGGACCAGGAGAAGGTCCGCCGTACGGTCGCGGAGGTGCACGGCATCCTGGGCGCCCGTGAGGAGTTCTTCCGCTCCAAGAGCATCGACTCCATGAACACCTTCCGCTCCCGCCGGGCCCAGGGGCACTACCCCGACCAGCAGTGGGGTGACGTCTTCCTGATCATCGACGGCTGGGCGACGTTCAAGAACGACTACGAGATGCTCGACCCGGTCATCGCGGACATCGCTCAGCGTGGTCTCGGTTTCGGCATCCACCTGATCATCACCGCGACCCGCTACACGGAGATGCGGCCGGCACTGCGCGACCAGATCCTCAGCCGTCTCGAACTGCGCCTCGGTGACGCGATGGAGTCGGAGTTCGACCGCAAGCGCGCCGAGAACGTGCCGATGGGCAAGCCCGGCCGCGGTCTGTCCCCGGACAAGCTGGACTACCTGGCCGCCACCCCCCGGATCGACGGGTCGACGCAGGTGGAGGACCTCGCCGACGGCATGGCGAACCTCGTGCAGAGTGTCAACAACGCCTGGCAGGGCCCGGCGGCCCCGAAGGTGCGGATGCTGCCGACGATGCTGCACGCGTCCGAGCTGCCCGGCGGCGGGGACTTCGGCAGCCGCGGTATCGCGGTCGGCGTCGACGAGCTCACCCTCTCGCCGGTCTTCGTGGACTTCGAGACGGACCCGCTGTTCGTCGTCTACGGCGAGAGCGAGTCCGGCAAGTCCTCGCTGCTGCGGTTCATGGCCAAGCAGATCTCCGAGCGGTACGCCCCCAACAAGGCGCTGTTCGTGGTCTCGGACTTCCGGCGCGCGCTGCTCGGCCAGATGCCCGAGAGCCACATGTACAAGTACTGCGCCTCGGGTCCGCAGCTCCAGGAGGTCATGGAGTCGCTGGCCGGCTCGATGAGCCGCCGGATGCCCGGCCCGGACGTGACGCCGGACCAGCTGCGCAACCGCTCCTGGTACAACGAGCCCGACGCGTTCATCTTCATCGACGACTACGACCTCGTCGCCACGTCGATGGGCAACCCGATGTCGGTACTCCTCGAGTACCTGCCGTTCGCGCGTGACCTGGGCCTGCGCATCATCCTGGCCCGCTCCACCTCCGGTGCCTCGCGGTCCTCCTTCGAGCCGGTCCTCACCCGGATCAAGGAACTCGGCGCGCAGGGCATCGTGCTGTCCGGTGACCCGTCGGAGGGCCCGGTGTTCAACAACATCAAGGCCACTCCGCAGCCGCAGGGCCGTGGCCAGTTCATCTCGCGCCGGTCGAGCGGCCAGCTCGTCCAGACGGGATACCTGCCGGAGAGCTGA